One genomic window of Salvia miltiorrhiza cultivar Shanhuang (shh) chromosome 4, IMPLAD_Smil_shh, whole genome shotgun sequence includes the following:
- the LOC131021265 gene encoding uncharacterized protein LOC131021265 produces MGHKKRNAAPRSKKPSQLPAAAADIASSNGAAAIVDCSLSGLDQSAESINGTSVKSEATIPESNNNVVTSASYASVKLECERALTALRRGNHTKALRLMKDLCCKHENSPHSALIHRVQGTVCVKVSSIIDDSNVKQRHVRNAIESARRAVSLSPSSVEFAHFYANLLYEAANDAKEYEEVMQECERALAIENPVDPAKENLQEESQQKISTAEARVSHVQGELKALIQKANIASISSWMKNLGNGDDKLQFIPLRRAPEDPMELRLVQVRRPNEIKKVAKTEDERRKDIEVKVAAARIIQQKSESPHLGNNDGDKNTNNSKDSGLGSGQRVGERRKSGNMRKTTSSDDRMDLVKSYWNTLSSEGKKNLLTIKISDLRAHFNSFKDSAFSEVLNEALSFGEANKVWKFWTCCRCNEIFADASSFMHHVVQEHLGSLLPKMQSILPENVEDDWVEMLLNCSWKPVELTVAIRMLEKQSKSDTHDLFDESSHRHNANDSKDCFLDTYCNENERDSSPGKKKSSEDCNGSKQDIRKFEDVEWMDCNDLRSSKENSLFDWPLSDDLERTKLLERIHSLFEALIKHKCLASSHLSKVIHFALEELQSIACGSQLDFKVNQTPLCICFLGAPELKKILKFLQEIYQTCGLNRYSDKTMADDSSGPVQGDIMEKIMLTQDASLLVIDEQCLPCKIPCLSFSNVVNGVSGAPISSHVSYENGVILDSDALLSWIFTFASASEQLAYWKRVTAEKAQQGLEILQLLEKESYHLQGLCERKCEHLNYEEALQALEDLCLEEGKKRENAVGFVCQSYEYVLKKRREELIENDCEITLISNRFELDAIANVLKDAESLNMNQFGFEEAYSGITSHPSDLESGEEYDWRMKDHLHQVDSCVEAAIQRQKEHVSTEISKIDARIMRIVSGMQQLEVKLEAASYHDFRSILLPLVKSFVRAHVEDLAEKDATKKSDAAREAFLAELAQDAKKGGALINCSKHVHERTRDRKKSRENLKNKDQKAISNGNFLDHTDKEILFPSDQEVEYPSLGIAFSGRVDTLKVHDEEYQQIIELEAEERKLEETLEYQRRVENEAKQKHLAEQHKRTLNTTNGKTDSFEMLEANWKHSDDDKYANEQQTNRKGLVMQEGGFANYMEGTATNNANEPLLRNGSPNEGIPQDGGNYIEQRSGRRGRRHKGPTKFVDGNDLGLPRVGGNSQGNGDNGENTLRQHLVEEDDEERFQADLKKAVRESLDGENGKETYGTGLKNEVGEYNCFLNVIIQSLWHLRRFRDEFLGKASSKHVHVGDPCVICALYDIFICLSMASTDNKREAVAPTSLRVALSNLYPDSNFFQEGQMNDASEVLGVIFNCLHQAFTPACDVSDTEPVDGKCRGPCIAHLIFGMDILERMNCYNCSLESRYLKYTSFFHNINASSLRTMKVMYPEDSFDELLNLVERNHQLPCDPEAGGCGKPNYIHHLLSSPPHVFTTVLGWQNTCENVEDIKATLVALSTEIDISILYRGLDPQNRHRLVSVVCYYGQHYHCFAYSRDHDHWIMYDDNTVKVIGCWNDVAAMCERGHLQPQVLLFEAVN; encoded by the exons ATGGGGCACAAGAAGCGGAACGCCGCTCCTCGCTCCAAAAAACCTTCGCAgctgccggcggcggcggcggatatCGCATCTTCCAACGGCGCCGCTGCTATCGTCGATTGCTCCCTTTCAGGCCTCGACCAATCCGCGGAATCCATCAACGGAACATCTGTTAAATCAGAGGCCACGATTCCAGAAAGCAATAACAATGTAGTTACGTCTGCATCATATGCTTCGGTAAAGCTCGAGTGCGAACGGGCTCTCACGGCGTTGCGCCGGGGGAACCATACAAAAGCCCTAAGGTTGATGAAGGATTTGTGCTGTAAACACGAGAATTCGCCGCACTCGGCCTTGATTCACCGCGTTCAGGGGACTGTGTGCGTGAAGGTGTCTTCGATTATCGACGACTCCAACGTGAAACAGCGGCATGTGAGGAATGCGATCGAGAGTGCGAGGAGGGCGGTGAGCCTGTCCCCTAGTTCAGTTGAGTTTGCGCATTTTTATGCGAATTTGTTGTATGAGGCGGCTAATGATGCCAAGGAGTATGAGGAGGTGATGCAGGAATGTGAGAGGGCTTTGGCAATTGAAAACCCTGTCGATCCTGCTAAGGAGAATTTGCAGGAGGAGAGTCAGCAGAAAATATCTACAGCCGAGGCTCGGGTTTCTCATGTCCAGGGCGAGCTCAAAGCATTGATACAGAAGGCGAATATTGCGTCTATATCGAGTTGGATGAAAAATCTGGGAAATGGAGACGATAAGCTTCAGTTTATTCCACTCAGGAGGGCTCCTGAAGATCCGATGGAGTTGAGATTAGTTCAGGTAAGAAGGCCAAATGAGATTAAAAAGGTTGCCAAGACCGAAGATGAGCGTAGGAAAGACATTGAGGTGAAGGTGGCTGCAGCTCGGATTATACAGCAGAAGTCAGAGTCTCCCCATTTGGGAAATAATGATGGGGATAAGAATACTAATAATAGCAAGGATTCGGGTCTGGGATCAGGCCAGAGAGTAGGGGAGAGGAGGAAAAGTGGGAATATGAGGAAAACGACATCATCAGATGACAGGATGGATTTGGTCAAATCGTATTGGAACACTCTGAGTTCAGAGGGGAAGAAAAATTTGCTGACAATTAAGATTTCGGATCTAAGGGCACATTTTAATTCATTTAAGGATAGTGCATTTAGTGAAGTACTTAATGAAGCTCTATCTTTTGGGGAAGCTAATAAAGTTTGGAAGTTTTGGACCTGCTGTCGCTGCAATGAGATTTTTGCAGACGCTAGTTCATTCATGCACCATGTTGTGCAGGAGCACTTGGGAAGTTTGTTGCCCAAAATGCAGTCAATTCTACCCGAAAATGTGGAGGATGATTGGGTTGAAATGCTTCTTAACTGTTCCTGGAAACCAGTGGAATTGACTGTAGCTATTCGAATGCTTGAAAAACAATCGAAATCTGATACACATGATTTGTTTGATGAATCAAGCCATAGACACAATGCAAATGATTCAAAAGACTGTTTTCTTGACACTTACTGCAATGAAAATGAAAGGGACTCATCACCTGGAAAGAAGAAATCTAGTGAGGATTGCAATGGCAGTAAGCAGGATATCAGGAAGTTTGAAGATGTTGAGTGGATGGACTGTAATGATCTTCGAAGTAGTAAGGAAAATTCACTCTTTGACTGGCCTTTATCTGATGACCTCGAGCGCACAAAGCTTCTTGAACGAATCCATTCTCTTTTCGAGGCACTTATTAAACACAAATGCCTGGCATCAAGTCATCTAAGCAAGGTTATACACTTTGCTTTGGAGGAGCTGCAGAGTATAGCTTGTGGTTCTCAACTTGACTTCAAAGTGAACCAAACACCATTGTGCATCTGTTTTCTGGGTGCTCCTGAGCTtaaaaaaatcctaaaatttTTGCAGGAAATTTATCAGACTTGTGGATTAAATAGATACTCTGATAAAACCATGGCAGATGATTCCAGTGGTCCAGTGCAGGGTGATATTATGGAGAAGATAATGCTTACACAAGATGCTTCCCTTTTGGTGATTGATGAGCAATGTCTTCCCTGCAAGATCCCTTGTTTATCCTTTAGCAATGTTGTTAATGGTGTTTCGGGTGCACCTATTTCGTCCCATGTCAGCTATGAGAATGGTGTTATACTCGATTCTGATGCATTATTGTCCTGGATATTTACATTTGCCTCAGCCAGCGAACAGTTGGCATACTGGAAACGTGTGACAGCGGAAAAAGCTCAGCAAGGTCTAGAAATACTCCAGTTGCTAGAGAAGGAGTCTTACCATCTCCAGGGCTTGTGCGAGAGAAAATGTGAGCATTTAAACTACGAGGAGGCATTGCAGGCTTTGGAAGACCTGTGTTTGGAAGaaggaaagaaaagagaaaatgcaGTGGGTTTTGTTTGTCAAAGTTATGAATATGTCCTTAAGAAAAGGCGCGAAGAACTCATCGAAAATGACTGTGAAATTACACTTATCAGCAATAGATTTGAGTTAGATGCTATAGCTAATGTTCTCAAGGATGCAGAGTCCCTAAATATGAACCAATTTGGTTTTGAGGAAGCTTACAGTGGCATTACATCTCATCCCAGTGACCTAGAATCTGGTGAAGAATATGATTGGAGAATGAAGGACCATCTTCATCAGGTGGATTCTTGCGTAGAAGCTGCAATACAGAGACAGAAAGAACACGTATCTACTGAG ATCAGCAAAATAGATGCAAGAATCATGAGAATAGTTTCAGGGATGCAGCAACTTGAAGTTAAGCTTGAGGCTGCATCTTACCATGATTTCAGATCAATCTTATTACCTTTAGTCAAATCATTTGTGCGG GCACACGTGGAGGATCTGGCTGAGAAAGATGCTACAAAAAAATCTGATGCTGCGAGGGAGGCATTTTTAGCTGAACTTGCTCAGGATGCCAAGAAGGGTGGTGCATTAATTAATTGTTCAAAACATGTGCATGAGAGGACGAGGGATAGGAAAAAAAGTAGGGAGAACCTAAAAAACAAGGATCAAAAG GCTATCAGTAATGGTAACTTCCTAGATCACACTGATAAAGAGAT TTTATTTCCAAGTGATCAGGAAGTGGAATACCCAAGTCTTGGAATTGCTTTTTCTGGACGAGTTGATACCTTAAAAGTACATGATGAAGAGTACCAACAAATAATTGAACTTGAAGCTGAAGAAAGAAAGCTTGAAGAAACTTTGGAATATCAAAGACGCGTAGAAAATGAGGCCAAACAGAAGCATCTCGCTGAGCAGCATAAAAGAACTTTGAACACAACCAATGGGAAGACAGATTCATTTGAGATGCTAGAGGCCAATTGGAAACATAGTGATGATGACAAATATGCCAATGAGCAGCAGACAAATAGAAAG GGTCTCGTAATGCAGGAGGGTGGATTTGCCAATTATATGGAGGGAACAGCGACAAATAATGCAAATGAGCCTTTGTTGAGAAACG GCTCACCAAATGAAGGTATTCCACAGGATGGTGGCAATTATATTGAACAACGCTCGGGAAGGAGAGGTAGACGACACAAGGGTCCAACCAAATTTGTAGATGGCAATGATCTTGGTCTACCTAGAGTTGGGGGAAACTCCCAAGGAAATGGAG ATAATGGAGAAAATACATTGAGACAGCATCTTGTAGAAGAGGACGATGAAGAAAGGTTTCAAGCTGACCTTAAGAAAGCTGTACGCGAAAGCCTTG ATGGTGAAAATGGGAAAGAGACATATGGAACAGGGTTAAAGAATGAAGTTGGCGAATATAACTGTTTTCTCAATGTTATAATTCAG TCATTATGGCACCTAAGACGGTTTCGAGATGAATTTTTGGGGAAAGCATCATCTAAACATGTTCATGTTGGTGATCCTTGTGTTATATGTGCATTGTATGATATCTTTATTTGTCTGAGCATGGCATCTACGGATAACAAGAGAGAAGCTGTTGCACCTACCTCTTTGAGAGTTGCTCTCAGTAACTTGTATCCTGACAGTAATTTCTTCCAGGAG GGTCAGATGAATGATGCTTCAGAAGTGCTGGGGGTAATATTTAACTGTCTCCACCAAGCTTTTACTCCTGCATGTGATGTATCGGATACAGAACCAGTGGATGGCAAGTGCCGAGGCCCCTGTATCGCACATTTAATTTTTGGAATGGACATATTAGAGAGAATGAACTGTTACAACTGTAGCTTGGAGTCCAGATACTTGAAATACACATCTTTCTTCCATAATATAAATGCCAGTTCTCTGAGAACAATGAAG GTTATGTACCCTGAGGATTCCTTTGATGAGCTTTTGAACCTGGTTGAAAGGAATCACCAGTTACCTTGTGACCCCGAGGCTGGTGGCTGTGGGAAGCCTAACTATATCCACCACCTTCTCTCCAGTCCACCACATGTCTTCACAACAG TCCTGGGATGGCAGAATACATGTGAGAATGTCGAAGATATAAAGGCAACTTTAGTGGCTTTATCCACTGAGATTGATATCAGTATCCTTTATCGAGGTCTTGATCCACAGAACAGACATCGCTTGGTTTCAGTG GTTTGCTATTACGGGCAGCACTATCACTGTTTTGCTTACAGTCGTGATCACGATCACTGGATAATGTATGATGACAATACTGTGAAG GTTATTGGTTGCTGGAATGATGTTGCTGCAATGTGTGAAAGAGGACATCTACAACCCCAAGTCCTCTTGTTTGAAGCTGTAAACTAG